In Gemmatimonadaceae bacterium, the sequence TTGCGCGCAGTCGGTCGCTGGTGCGGGGCATGTCGCGACGGCGTGTGCAGCAGGAGTTGGCCAAACGCGGCATCGCGCGCGAGGTGGCCGAGGCCGCGATCGCGGATGTGTTCGCGCAAGAAGGAGTGGACGAATACGCGGCCGTCGAACGGCTGGCCCGTAGGAAGCTGCCCAGTTTGGCCAAGCTCGATCCCATCATGCGCCGACGGCGGTTGTACGCATTCCTTGCGCGGCGTGGTTTCGAGTCCGACGACATTCAACGCGTTATCGGCGCGCTCGGCATCGAACGATTCGGCGATAGCGCGGAGGAGTAGACGAAGCGCCGGAGGTAGCCATGGGACAAGGCCTTGGCGGTCGCGCCGCCAACGCCTGCGCAACGGCGTGGCGGCCGGCGATTTGGTATATTGCGCCCGTATGCCCGAACGCGATTCCTCCCCGCTTTCCGCCGCCGACATTCGTGAACGGTTCCTGGCCTATTTCGAGCGCCAGGGCCACGTGCGCCGCGCGAGTTCATCGCTCGTGCCGGCCGACGATCCCACGCTGCTGTTCACCAACGCGGGGATGGTTCAGTTCAAGAAAGTCTTCCTGGGTATGGAAGATCCGCCTGACGGCAAGCGCCGGGCCACGACGGCGCAGAAGTGCGTGCGCGCCGGCGGCAAGCACAACGACCTCGAGCAGGTGGGGCACACCGCCCGGCATCACACTTTCTTCGAGATGCTGGGCAACTTCTCGTTCGGCGACTACTTCAAGCGTGACGCGATCCGGTTCGCCTGGGAGTTCGTCACCGGTCCGCGCGAACGCGGCAATCTGGCCATCGATCCCAAGCACCTGCGCGTGTCGGTGTTCCGGGACGATCAGGAAGCGCGCGCGCTCTGGAAGGAGGTCGCGGGACTTCCCGATTCGCGCATCTACGGGCTGAGCGAGAAGGACAACTTCTGGCAGATGGCCGACACCGGGCCGTGCGGGCCCTGCTCGGAGTTGTACGTCGACCTGGCGCATCTCGCCGGCGATTGGCGCTTTCCCGAGGGCGCCACCGGAGAATGGACCGCGATGGACCGCGACGAATTCTCCACCGACGCGTTCGTGGAGGGCGCGGAGGCGGGGCGCTTCCTGGAGATCTGGAACCTGGTGTTCATGCAGTTCGACCGGCAGGCGGACGGCACGATGCGGCCGCTGCCGCGCCCTTCGGTGGACACGGGGGCCGGACTGGAGCGCATCGCCGCGGTGCTGCAGCGGGTGACGAACAACTATCACACGGACCTGTTCGCGCCCCTGATTCGGGGGGTCGAAGAGGCAGTGGGGCTGCCGTACCGCGGCCGCACCCAGCGTGCCCCGGCCCCGATGACCGTCCGCGGCCGGCAGGCGATGGTCGATCCGGCTTCGTTCCGCGTGATCGCCGACCACGCGCGGGCGGTGGCGTTCCTGCTCGCCGACGGCGTCTTTCCGTCCAACGACGGACGCGGCTACGTGCTACGGCGCATCCTGCGGCGCGCGGTGCGCCATGCCTGGCTGCTCGGGAGGAGCGAGCCCACCCTGGTGCGTGTCGTCGAGGCCGTGATCGCGTGCATGGGCGACGTCTATCCGGAACTCCGCACGCGGTCGGCGCACCTGCTCAAGACCACACGGGTGGAAGAGGAGGCGTTCCTGGCCACGATCGAAGGTGGGCTGACACGGTTTGACCAGCTGGCGCCCGAGAGCGGCACACAACTGGGCGACACGATCCGCGGCACGATCAGTGGTGAGGACGCGTTCCGATTGTACGACACGTTCGGCTTTCCAATCGACCTCACCGAGCTGATGGCGCGCGAGCGCGGATACACCGTAGACATCGCGGCATTCGGTGCGGCGCTCGAGGAGCAGCGCACGCGCTCC encodes:
- the alaS gene encoding alanine--tRNA ligase gives rise to the protein MPERDSSPLSAADIRERFLAYFERQGHVRRASSSLVPADDPTLLFTNAGMVQFKKVFLGMEDPPDGKRRATTAQKCVRAGGKHNDLEQVGHTARHHTFFEMLGNFSFGDYFKRDAIRFAWEFVTGPRERGNLAIDPKHLRVSVFRDDQEARALWKEVAGLPDSRIYGLSEKDNFWQMADTGPCGPCSELYVDLAHLAGDWRFPEGATGEWTAMDRDEFSTDAFVEGAEAGRFLEIWNLVFMQFDRQADGTMRPLPRPSVDTGAGLERIAAVLQRVTNNYHTDLFAPLIRGVEEAVGLPYRGRTQRAPAPMTVRGRQAMVDPASFRVIADHARAVAFLLADGVFPSNDGRGYVLRRILRRAVRHAWLLGRSEPTLVRVVEAVIACMGDVYPELRTRSAHLLKTTRVEEEAFLATIEGGLTRFDQLAPESGTQLGDTIRGTISGEDAFRLYDTFGFPIDLTELMARERGYTVDIAAFGAALEEQRTRSKEERKSRRLAVEVDELSDAAAWELAPGARAEDVSFVGYDSVEIETQVTAVRQLGPGRIAVLLRETPFYAESGGQISDRGEIAGDGWRVDVEDVRKIDGRPAAVGRITGTFGFGRVAARVPTLRRKDTERNHTATHLLHAALREVLGDAVHQAGSLVAPDRLRFDFTHHGPVSADKLAAIQRIVNDRIWAATPVTTREMPYAEARAAGAMALFGEKYGDVVRVVTVPGFSMELCGGTHVRNTAEIGLFEIVHETGVASGVRRIEAVTGPGAHALLGERAQALVRTAELLKVSPDGVEKRAQALLDERRALEKRLEEAVRGGGDQMQRWLDEAQELNGTGARFVGQVVQAADLKELQALGDALREQLRSGVGVLAATFPDGKTTMLVVATDDLVQRGVSAGALVKELAALAGGRGGGKPHMAQAGIPDASRLHEALGRAAGLAGALIEKTR